The genomic DNA ATCACCCCTGAGTAAAAAACACTCTTACGGGGAACCATATAGTAAGAGCTGCGGAGTGAATATACTCTcagcaacaacagaaaatcacccCTCAAGCGAAACGCTATAGGGGGGAAACGCAAACAACCGTGGAGCGAATACACTCCCAGTGATAGATACTTACACACGAGCGAAAAACCCTCCCAcggaaaacaaaacagtaacatTAACTGCAGAAATTATATGTCTCAAAGGTGTGGTTACCAAGGtgtatagagagaaagagactgaAACCAGGCCCTTTCACTCGTTCAAATCTGGCGTCTGTTGCTGCGTGCCAGTGGAGACACAGGTGCTCCAAGTCAAACGCtcccacaaacaaacaatggaCAATGTCTTAATCACAGCCCGTGGAGGACGCAACGTGCTGCTCCAACCTAATAGGGTTACAGGGCTCCCTGCGAAAAGACTGCAGTTTAGGAGTTTTGGtagttttttcaaatgtttgaacTCGACCGTACCGTGAGAAGATCATCGGGAAGTAATGAATGACGAAGGGGCGTTGATGTACGCTGGCTACCGTCATCATGTCGCACTTGTGACTTCTTGATATTAATACTGGACCTGTATGTCCGTGCGACGGATCTTATCCAGTGTTAAGGCACTGCCTCTGGCAGTCAGGAAGACTGAAATAGAACCAAAACCAAGGCAAACACTTACCTGAACTAACAGTTGCTCCAGGAAATACACTCCTTCCTTACCCACAGCCATGCAGTGAGTCAGGTTGCTTCTTCTGCTGCCAGGAACATTTTTTCCCAGTCAGACCACACTGGGACAGCCAACAGCTGATTTCGGTCAGCCTTCATTTCCCACACTCCTCCTACATTTAGAAGTCCAGCTGTGCCTGTCCCCAATTGgtctatctctttccccaattgGTCTAGCTCTGTCCCCAATTGGTCTATCTCTTTCCCCTTCACGTACAAAGTTACTTTTTCTAGCCTCTTTATTAATGGCTaatgaaataatttccctttgtttatctTCAACTGCAGCTGTGAAACATTTCAGTACCTGTTTGTGATGTCTAGAGTCTCACCCCTGGGAGAGACTTGCACCCTGATAGGCTATGACTATAATTCTCTCCAATTAGTCTTCCTGTTCTTGACCCCCTCCCACTGTCTAATGAAGAGTTGACCagtttctatattttttatacCTTTGAAATACAAACTTTATCCACAGTTAGTCAAGGTAATAAACCAAACTGTTAACACCACAACTTGAGCTTCCCTGGCAACACCAACAATACCCTGAATGACGTCCTGCCTCTACTTTTCATATTGTGCCTCGCTGAGGCTTGCATCATTTTCAGGCCCTAATAATGACCACAAATGCTAGTGGGAAGATGGTACAACCTACCGTAATgcctgcatcaagctgttaggGCAGGGGTAGGGAACCTATGGCTCGCAAGCCAGATGTGGCTCTTTTGATGACTGCATCTGGCTCGTAGACAAATCTTTAACtataaaaaaagtgtttctttagaTTCCTTTAAGCATGTGCAAACTGGCGACAAGAATGCCAGTTTGCTACGAGGCAGTGAATAGACTCTATTCGATGGCAAACATAAATGTCCTAgtgatctatttatttatcgATGTATCAATCACTTAGAGTACAGCAGATGGCTTTTAGATGGCTAAAAGCAAAAAAGACTAGCAGTATCGTACTTTTTAGCAGGAATGTAGAGAGGAATTTGCCTTTGAGGAGAGAGAAGGTTCTGCAGTGTGTCTAATATGTAATGATAACATTGCATCTATGAAATGGAAAGACACCAAAGCCATCAGCAAAACCATGCAGCACCGGAAGTCACATTAATGATTAGAAATATTCATTGATTAGCAACAGCATAACAAAGTTATTAAAATGGAGAGATTTATTATACTGTAAAAGTGCTGGTATAAcataaaatgaagacatttatttgtatttagttTTGAACATGTTGTATAGCTCTCAcggaattacatttaaaaatatgtggTGTATATGGCTCTCTAAGCCAAAAAGGTTCCCGACCCCTGTGTTAGGGTGTTGTGGTAAATTCTGCCACGGTAAAATATCTAGAAAGTGTGTTTTAATTCGACTTTTAATGCTATCCAGGACTCCGAAGTAATCAGAGGCCTGGTACCCAAAGGCATTAGCTAGATCCAGGAATACAACCAGCAGCTCTGTCCTCTCATGATCAGCTGGCTGTGTTTGGTGCCAGTAGCCGGAGAAGCTGATGATTCCAGCTTTTTGTACCAAAGCATGAATTAGTCGGTTACTTTCAAGGTAGCCGGCCAGCCTTAGAGCCCCAACACTAAAGAAGACATTTCCTTCAACATGGAGTAAACTCCGTGATATAAACTGATTCAAATCCTCTGAGACCCTCTATTTGGGAATAGATTCCcagacacacattttaaatagaGTTTTAAGTGTTTTAGTGTGTTTCTGAACCTCTTTTCAAATAGTCttgtgacaaaaaaatgcaaacggtgataacattttctgtctttttgaaGGTAGTGTATTTCACAGCCACGTTCCCCTATGCGATGCTCCTCATTCTACTCATCAGAGGTTTAACTCTACCAGGAGCTTGGGATGGGATCTACTACTACCTGTATCCAGACTTGAATCACCTTCCTATACTTGAGGTAACCTCTTTATTTATGACcaaattctatttattttgtattgtaatCTGTAATATAGATTTTTGTACATTGCAGGTCTGGATTGAGGCAGGATCTCAAATATTTTACTCCTACAGTCTGACTGCAGGAACTCTAATAGTCTTGAGCAGCTACAACGACTATAACAACAACTGTTACAGGTAAGGAGTGGCATTTCAAGACTTGATTGaacaattgatttttattttcagacataAAAGCAATGTAGTGATAGAAAGAGGTATGAGGCTGTTTCAAAGATTAATTAAGATTAATTTCTTTAAGACGAGATAATTATAGGGGGCTGCCGATCCCAGCTGACTgtgcgagaggtggggtacaccctggagaaGTCGctgttgaaaacaaaacaaatcctatttacaactttttttctATTGTCTCTGTGTGACCCACAGGGACTGTTTCTGGCTCTGTCTGCTGAACAGTGGAACCAGTTTTGTTGCTGGATTTGTCGTCTTCTCTGTTCTTGGGTTCATGGCTCACAAGCAGGGTGTTCCTGTGGATACAGTGGTTCAGTCTGGTGCAGTAACGATTATGATTTCCAAGTCACCTTAtagttcatatacagtattgagACGTTTCAGCTTTTCTCCACAGGTCCAGGTCTGGCCTTCATCACTTACCCTCAGGCGACGGCTCTGATGCCTTTACCACAGTTCTGGACTGTCTGCTTCTTCCTAATGCTGATTCTACTGGCTACTGACTCACATGTAATGTCAAATTACCAATTTCACACGTCCAATAACACCAATAACACATCTTCCAGATAAATATATAATCAAACTTCTATTTTGTCCCCAGTTTGTGATGGTGGAGGGTTTCATCACCTCACTGAGCGATTTGTTTCCAAAGTGGTTGCGTGCACCTAGGAAGCGTGAGATCTTTGTCCTGGTTGTCTGTGCAGTCAACTTTCTCGTACATCTTTCGTTGGTTACTGAGGTGAGCGGAAACAGTTCTACCATTTCAGAACCAGAAAGTAAACTATAAACCTTATAACTATTGCcaatgtgttttaattaaacTTGTTTCTTCCTGCTTCAGGGGGGAATTTATGTATTCCAGCTATTTGACTTCTACGGCTCGACAAGAGTTTGTCAGAACTTCATGGCTATTTGTGAGTGTCTGGTAGTGGGCTGGATTTTTGGTGAGTGAGATTTATTACCTCTGAAAAGATAATTatctattttatatataattgtATTTGTCAGCAATGAAAACCGGTATTTCCTTTACATGTAGATAGTTTATGTCTCATTACTGATTAAATATTTGGATATCCAGGGtgcaatttgtcaaaaacaaagaagcaggcaatttttttgtgatcatgaaaaaataagcaattaaCAGGCCTAATTCTTCTTTAGGTTAATTGTAGACCCCATGAGCCTAAAGTCTGATTCAGGTACAGACATAAAAACCAGAGAGGggataaaccccccccccccatctgcccAACAAATTTCACCCTGCATgtaaacctcggtttccgactaCAATTCGTTCTGGAAGGCTGTTCAAATACCGATTTGTTGGAATTCCAAATACAtgtttcccattacaaataatgtaaatggtcttaatctgttccaagacgctagaaaactaccttttttcaacataatatccatccattttctgcctctGTATCCACGTACTATGTTATTTTCTAATGTCATTTACCGTATTGGTCCgtatataagacgaccctgattataagacgaccccctctttataaagactcaagtttgaaaaaagactttttgaacaccaaatttaatttttacacaaaaaataattacagtacatctgaaacaaatgattatgacaatatattcgagagaaaaagcatgttattttgctaTATCTCttgtcttattttcttctcttttctttcttaccgctatttttatttttcttcttcgtgacggGTTCCTTTGGCCTGGGGACtcaagttcagcattcgctttatagatatctggcgccatctagcgttgtgaatggtctaatgtctagacccccaatgtaagacgacccccactttttcagtcttatatcagtgcaaaaaacaccgtcttatattcgggtcAATACGGTATATATCAAGATTGTATTGTATAGTaataaaacatatcaaagaaatttaaaagaaggaagcaaacacgagaaagaaagaaagaaagaaaaaaaaacatggacgtaatcaggttagcctaaggtacgagttaccgccgtcttttggacagaagtttacggtacgtaccataggcaatggaacgcaaattaagtgaaaaattattgaatacagtaaactaaaataaaaaggacaTTACAATTAAAgcataataacaataaagataacaatttttacctttgtggtggtgagcagtcgTGTTAAGTACGATCCTTTGACGCTgttattttgggacttcctgttgtcacCGGAAGtggttacatgtaaatataGTACGCTTGTTCTATCCAACTCATTTCGTTCCGCTCATCATTCACCACGCAGATTCCGGATGAGCAGGTCTGGTATCCTAACaagttggcatacgtgaatgttggagagggagaggaggaggaggatggatgtcacggagtttgtttcgcgttcgacttccaaattttgttctgagaccaaaaaaaatccgaattttttggtcgaattacgatttgttcgatgtctaaagcgtttgaAAACTAAGGTTTGCTTGTATCATATAAACAGGTCATGTAATTCTATGATTCTTGAGGTCGTCTTCCCATTTGTTGCATCTGTTTTGACTAATACGATTCACGAATCCATTAAAATGgatcattttgatttattcCAGGAGCTGACCGTATTTTCAACATCATTAAAGACATGACCGGACAGAAACCAGCGGTTTTCTTCAAACTCTGCTGGAAATACATCATCCCCATCCTTTCACTGGTGCACTAAAATTCCTTTGAGACTTCCAGTCATTTTGCATCCTAGTCTAtccttttcagtttgaaaactGAACTAGATAAATTGTTAAATAGAAGAGATTATATATTTAACGTAAGAGATTTTTGATTTGCATTATATCAGTGTGTCTTTTAATGAACTGCAGGTTTCCTTCATCATCTACCTGGTTGATTACAAGCGCCTCACGATCAATGACTACGTTTACCCTGACTGGGCGTACGCACTGGGGTGGACCATGACCTTCTCTTCCATTGTGATGGTGCCGCTGTGGGCAGCTGGACAGATGTGTTTAACACCAGGAACCTTCAAGCAGGTCAGGATTCACGCTGAAGAATATGACTATAGGAGACTACAGTACTTGCTTTGCAGCAGATTTAAATATGTCCACAATGTCCCCAGTAATTGAGTGTGTGAACATGATGTTGTTTGTTCCAGCGTTTGTCTGCTCTTTGTCGTCCTGCTGAAGATCCAATCAGGACAAGAAGAaaagggagagaagaggaaacgaCTGTTGAACTGACATCACCTGAAACTTAAGATTGGCCTTAAAAgtcaaatgaaataattcatAACGTAACTTCATACTATCATACAGCACTAGCTACACCAGACATGGGCCAACTGCGGCCCCAGGGCCATGTACGGCCCATTAGGCTTTCTAATCTGGCCCCGAATATTTGTTTAAACTATATCATTAAagttatgaaataaatgcagttgcAAAATAACTTTTAGAATAACCCTTGCATACATCTgctttgctgcctgttaaaggcgAAAATCCTTTATATGAGGTTGTAACTCATTGAAAGGACAGACGTCACTGCAAGCAATGAGGAAAATTATTTCACAATACATATTTAGATACCTGTTTTTACCAGAGCCATAACCTTTATCCGTTGTGGGAGTGTTGCACATAAAACACTTCTTTTCACTGCTTATAAGTTCAGTAACATCATGAAGTGTCTGTGacaatttttttccttctagACTTAAAACCATACCTTACATACATTACACAGATTTGTgtactttctttaaaaaatgtcaagatTAGATCATTTAATGCGACATCAGAATTTAAATACCTGTACTCTTCACCAGTCAGAAGAGAAGCCTCTTTATCCTAATCGATACAGCAGCCACATGTGACACAAACAGCCTTACATACATGTATGTACTTTCACATGTGCAGATGTAAACGTCAcaattgggattttttttaccGTCTATGTCCAGTTTATGGGTGCTGCTGTCACTTCCTTCTCACAAACTCGCCGATCATCCTGATTAGTATTTTCAGTGACAGCAGTCATCATTCACCACCACACAGACAGTAGAAAGACGCTTAATTTTTGACCGTTTATTGAGTATGACATCTTTTTACAGCGGGTAACAGTAAGACGAAAGCAGATGATTCATTATCCTGAAGATGTGTTCATGCAGTTCCAGTCCTGTTAAAAAGCGACGTGCATGTCCTTCCTCAGTGTCAGGAAAAGCGTCCAGCGGTGGCCTCCATCATTTCTTTTGAAAGAATCCCATAATAGAAGCCTGTTTCGCTCCTTTACTTGCATTAGCAGAAGATTTCTTCTggcttttcttctcttcctgtttgttacCTGCTGGTAGTTTTGTTGAGAAGGGGTCTTTTGATGCTGGTGGGGCAGCCTGAGCTTCAGCTTCTGTTTCAGAGTACGATTCACTCTCGTAGCCTTTTTCTGTGACTGTGGGCAAACAGAAGATGAACCAGAGCAATACAGGGTGAGTGAGTGGAAGTCAGAGCTCAGCAGTGAGCGAACACTGCGTCGCTCTGAGCGAAGCATCATCAggatcggtcaagaacagaaagaaaacattggTAATTGTTTGGAGCATCGGAGAAAGTCCACCGAAGGAGATAGACGGCTACAAAAAACTGAcagtgaatgaattaaaatgtttgacTAGCATCAAATTCTATATTAAGATGCTaaagaaacaataaatgttttctgtttcaacttctgaaatgtctttgtgttatttttagctATAGATTAGGTTGAAATAATTTGTGAATGATTCCATTATCATCTACATATTACATAAAGTGTCATATTTTTCTTGGAGGGGGGGgttttgttttagaaaataataaattgaactcgtcacaaaatttaaaaacatgcgTTTCATACCGATGCAACCTTCGTCGTCCACAAAAGTCCGTGATTTCAGTACGCGTCTCCTCCTCCGGATCTTTGTTCCAGGATTCTCCTGctgtggaaaaataataaatgaaacctGCATTAGCTTCTTCTTAatctttattaaataaaaaaaatgattctATCATCCTATCACAGAGGAATACTCAGTCTTTGACACGTACATGATGATGAGCCACAGACAAAGCCTCCACCTCCTTCTTAGGACTCTGTTCTCTTGCTCCCGTCGGCGGCGGACTGTCTGGAATAACTATAGAGACAATCAGGTGTTGGTCTTACATCATTCATTTTGACCAATGAAATTCTTCCTGATATAGGAAGTGAATAATGTGAAAAGTTAATCCCACCATCTTCATCGCTGCTGTCTGGTTCGGGCTTCTTTATCCTCCGTCGCTTTTTCTTCTCCAGTTTCTCCTCCTCGCTGTCAGAATCCACGACTCGCTTGGTTTTGCTTCAAAGACAGAAAGACTTTCGGATATATTTATCACCAATCCCTtgccattttaaataaattaaaatccttCATCACTCAGAAATCCACATTCTGGATGGTGTCTATGCTTTAATCATAATAATTGAACA from Antennarius striatus isolate MH-2024 chromosome 18, ASM4005453v1, whole genome shotgun sequence includes the following:
- the LOC137611765 gene encoding sodium- and chloride-dependent GABA transporter 3-like, which translates into the protein MEKTMETDTGNRGQWSNKVEYFLVVAGYVVGLANVWRFPYLCFKHGGGAFLVPYGLLAVVCGIPLFLLESSVGQFTQEGFVTCWRKLCPLATGIGCGYLVMKFYDLSYILIEAWAIFYLVFSFRTQIPWATCNNTWNTDSCMGVQILDSPSENLTANETRLKNTTSAAVEFWERRVLGLSGGIEELGSIRWELTLCLLIAWIFCYFCIWKGVKSSGKVVYFTATFPYAMLLILLIRGLTLPGAWDGIYYYLYPDLNHLPILEVWIEAGSQIFYSYSLTAGTLIVLSSYNDYNNNCYRDCFWLCLLNSGTSFVAGFVVFSVLGFMAHKQGVPVDTVVQSGPGLAFITYPQATALMPLPQFWTVCFFLMLILLATDSHFVMVEGFITSLSDLFPKWLRAPRKREIFVLVVCAVNFLVHLSLVTEGGIYVFQLFDFYGSTRVCQNFMAICECLVVGWIFGADRIFNIIKDMTGQKPAVFFKLCWKYIIPILSLVSFIIYLVDYKRLTINDYVYPDWAYALGWTMTFSSIVMVPLWAAGQMCLTPGTFKQRLSALCRPAEDPIRTRRKGREEETTVELTSPET